Proteins from one Mytilus galloprovincialis chromosome 11, xbMytGall1.hap1.1, whole genome shotgun sequence genomic window:
- the LOC143051373 gene encoding techylectin-5B-like, with amino-acid sequence MSDEFWLGNTYLNLLTNPGTFTLRIELEDFVGNHRYAEYTHFSISDETSGFKLKFSTYTGDAGDSLAPHIGQMFSTKDKHKMKCAQDFKGAWWYNACHKSNLNGLYLNGTHTTFADGVNWYKWRGHHYSLKSTRMMFRRA; translated from the exons ATGAGTGACGAATTCTGGCTAG GTAATACATACCTTAATCTATTGACAAATCCAGGCACCTTTACCCTGAGAATTGAATTAGAGGATTTTGTTGGAAATCATCGTTACGCTGAATACACCCACTTCTCTATCAGCGATGAAACTTCTGGATTCAAACTGAAGTTCAGTACCTATACTGGAGATGCAG gaGATTCGCTTGCACCTCATATTGGTCAGATGTTTTCGACTAAAgataaacataaaatgaaatgTGCCCAGGACTTCAAAGGTGCTTGGTGGTACAATGCTTGCCACAAGAGCAACCTGAATGGTCTGTATCTGAACGGAACGCATACGACATTTGCTGATGGTGTGAATTGGTATAAATGGAGAGGACATCACTACTCACTTAAATCTACAAGAATGATGTTCCGTAGAGCATAA